One genomic window of Caenorhabditis elegans chromosome I includes the following:
- the mrpl-19 gene encoding Large ribosomal subunit protein bL19m (Confirmed by transcript evidence), which produces MFRPAAREVVKLPVRYFSCKSEPTRAAPVTKKTSREEIAGLIPAFPEIYPDFLQSPVWNRRNALKEELERQDMLERRMNIDIPEFYVGSIVAVTSSDKNLGSKEHRFVGICIRREKEGLLHQFTLRNTIENIGVEVVYDLYNPTIKKIETLKLEKRLDNDLSYLVDALPEYSTFDFHMEPQAHPAGTPIPVNECKVKLKTPPWTRRWEVASVRGIEDTWTQATPWFKRKLHKTIVNDYEKYDLIADYRTSSTKEQEVFVQKQMQKFEKERHAAGLTRRRILKSAAAYK; this is translated from the exons atgTTCCGCCCTGCTGCACGCGAGGTCGTCAAGCTTCCCGTTCGATATTTCTCCTGTAAATCAGAACCAACAAGAGCGGCACCGGTCACGAAAAAGACATCCCGAGAAGAAATCGCCGGTTTAATTCCAGCTTTTCC AGAAATCTACCCAGACTTTCTCCAATCCCCTGTCTGGAATCGTCGGAATGCGCTGAAAGAGGAACTTGAGCGGCAAGATATGCTGGAGAGACGAATGAATATCGATATTCCAGAGTTTTATGTTG gctcAATTGTTGCCGTCACGTCTTCTGACAAAAATCTGGGATCCAAAGAACATCGATTTGTTGGAATTTGTATTCGTCGCGAAAAAGAAGGACTTCTCCATCAATTTACGCTTAGAAATACTATCGAAAATATTG gagtGGAAGTTGTCTACGATCTTTACAATCCAAcaatcaagaaaattgaaactctGAAACTGGAAAAACGTCTTGATAACGATTTGAGCTATTTGGTTGATGCTCTTCCAGAATATTCcacttttgattttcatatgGAACCACAGGCACATCCAGCAGGAACCCCTATTCCAGTTAATGAGTGTAAA GTAAAACTAAAGACTCCACCATGGACACGTCGCTGGGAAGTTGCAAGTGTACGTGGAATTGAAGACACGTGGACTCAAGCGACTCCGTGGTTCAAACGAAAGCTTCATAAGACGATTGTCAATGATTATGAGAAATATGATCTCATTGCTGACTACAGAACATCATCTACAAAAGAACAGGAGGTGTTTGTACAGAAACAAATGCaaaa gttcGAGAAGGAACGCCACGCTGCCGGTTTGACTCGTCGACGAATTCTAAAAAGTGCAGCAgcttataaataa
- the rnf-145 gene encoding RING finger protein 145 homolog (Confirmed by transcript evidence), whose protein sequence is MEGVMENVGGLMQNIRRRHMSITEMTEESVRLGVAQMDTGFKKIKEMSIMVLETGLRLPGLLFIELLWRYQGFSFEDISDDMMKQTPLSYFDIPTMLDFVHRRNFDHHAAIILSYFVIFISLMFLTLPLSRLIRMYSHFLSVFLFGVAYKLSAIYVDLEMKTGEEELKLDGLIKLERHGFHFLAQMLLVVLQSMLLEVDGEPWRVALPVFALPIVARMCGCPMDKLKNAHNYACTGTMIFIATYMLYRAPSLIKSTKTALRQIKAVFMVHGLADGVAVLWRKLRILELLTFTWITMFLMVLYVELIDKGRTWSEVGRILLTGVAETTNTPITLAALAVSVSYVCKWIADLTKLITGGTRSHGHVLAHSGYTEAVSVVILCIQTGFLGMQVEQKTILLALVLYIVISALLQSLFEIIEVVLLNLPSSPTASRARHARCICIALLLVVIPFFTTKTMLALLPIDIYTAIIIANSATVTARAIGVILKYIVLIVETKSEEPWEGIDDLTYYIDCANKGIELLAAKVVMVFGCMQVVKVGFSFATFAILLFHVIVNIYKRLEHTVSFIKNRNAAVKNINRLSKADVVQLREREDVCAICFIEMKEEARITPCKHYFHGPCLRKWLAVKMVCPLCYTYMKEDDFDSKSSSSGTLNEVQQNEEGAAVEENPENPEEQPEAPNAERAPGDMFDWDDLFGFRAERETRNRNEQRIHGARDMWPLLVDNDAYESDSDAGSEELVIEEENNN, encoded by the exons ATGGAGGGAGTGATGGAGAATGTGGGTGGTTTGATGCAGAATATACGGAGAAGACATATGAGTATTACGGAAATGACTGAAGAATCTGTACGTCTTGGTGTGGCACAAATGGATACTGGTTTTAAA aaaatcaagGAAATGTCAATAATGGTATTGGAGACGGGCCTACGCCTACCGGGACTCTTATTCATTGAATTACTTTGGAGATATCAAGGATTCTCATTTGAAGATATTTCTGATGATATGATGAAACAAACTCCACTTTCATATTTTGACATTCCAACTATGCTGGATTTCGTGCATCGACGGAATTTTGATCATCACGCCGCAATcattttgagttattttg tgatcttCATTAGTTTGATGTTTCTAACACTTCCACTAAGCCGTCTCATTCGAATGTATTCTCATTTTCTGTCGGTATTCCTTTTTGGAGTTGCATACAAACTCTCTGCAATCTATGTGGATTTGGAAATGAAAACTGGAGAGGAAGAGTTGAAATTGGATGGTCTTATCAAATTGGAACGACAtggttttcactttttggctCAG ATGCTCCTAGTAGTGCTTCAGTCCATGTTGCTCGAAGTAGACGGTGAGCCGTGGCGAGTTGCCTTGCCAGTTTTTGCGCTTCCGATTGTTGCAAGAATGTGTGGATGTCCAATGgataaactcaaaaatg CCCATAACTATGCTTGTACTGGTACCATGATCTTCATTGCCACGTACATGTTGTATCGTGCACCATCTCTGATAAAGTCAACGAAAACTGCTCTCAGACAGATCAAAGCAGTGTTTATGGTTCATGGATTGGCTGATGGAGTTGCAGTTTTGTGGAGAAAACTTCGAATTCTAGAGTTGCTCACTTTCACGTGGATCACCATGTTCTTGATGGTTCTTTATGTTGAACTTATTGATAAG GGACGTACATGGTCAGAAGTTGGTCGAATTCTTTTGACTGGTGTTGCAGAGACAACAAATACTCCGATTACTTTGGCGGCTCTCGCTGTTTCAGTTTCATACGTGTGTAAATGGATTGCAGATTTGACGAAGTTGATCACTGGGGGAACGAGAAGTCATGGACATGTACTTGCACATTCTGG ATACACCGAAGCAGTCTCAGTTGTGATATTGTGCATTCAAACAGGATTCCTCGGAATGCAAGTTGAACAGAAAACGATTCTCCTTGCACTCGTTCTCTACATCGTCATCTCTGCCCTCCTTCAGTCACTTTTCGAGATTATAGAAGTCGTTCTTCTGAATCTTCCATCCTCACCAACTGCCTCAAGAGCCAGACATGCTAGATGCATTTGTATTGCTCTATTACTGGTAGTTATTCCATTCTTCACCACAAAAACCATGTTGGCACTTCTTCCAATTGATATCTATACTGCTATTATCATAGCTAACAGTGCGACGGTCACCGCTCGTGCAATTGGTGTCATTCTAAAGTATATCGTGTTAATTGTGGAG ACAAAATCCGAAGAGCCATGGGAAGGAATTGATGATTTAACTTATTACATTGACTGTGCCAATAAAGGAATCGAGTTGCTCGCCGCAAAAGTTGTCATGGTATTTGGTTGTATGCAAGTCGTGAAAGTTGGTTTCAGTTTTGCCACATTTGCCATATTGTTGTTCCATGTCATTGTCAACATTTATaagag ATTGGAGCACACTGTGAGCTTTATCAAAAACAGAAATGCTGCAGTCAAGAATATAAATCGACTTTCAAAAGCGGACGTTGTTCAACTTAGAG AAAGAGAAGATGTTTGCGCGATTTGCTTTATCGAAATGAAAGAAGAAGCCCGAATCACGCCGTGCAAACATTATTTCCATGGACCTTGTCTTCGGAAATGGCTTGCTGTCAAGATGGTCTGCCCACTGTGCTACACGTACATGAAAGAGGATGATTTCGACAGTAAATCATCATCCTCGGGCACATTGAACGAAGTACAACAGAACGAAGAAGGTGCTGCAGTCGAAGAGAATCCAGAGAATCCTGAAGAACAGCCAGAG GCACCAAATGCGGAGAGAGCTCCCGGAGATATGTTTGATTGGGATGATCTATTCGGTTTCCGTGCGGAACGTGAAACTCGAAATCGAAATGAGCAAAGGATTCATGGGGCAAGAGATATGTGGCCTCTTCTCGTTGATAA tgACGCCTACGAGAGTGATTCGGATGCTGGTTCGGAGGAGTTGGTCATAGaggaagaaaataataattaa
- the nssp-3 gene encoding Neuropeptide-Like Protein (Confirmed by transcript evidence): MRLLVIIILVAFFLCTTAELMEKRSSMGGSAFGGIDRIPLSYLRKYYRQKTMKRDDNELLDFSPQNSQLGYRSISFWPLY, translated from the exons ATGCGTCTTTTGGTGATAATCATCCTTGTTGCATTTTTCCTCTGCACAACTGCCGAGTTAATGGAGAAACGGAGTTCAATGGGAGG atcagcGTTTGGAGGTATCGACCGTATCCCACTCTCCTATTTGCGCAAATATTATCgacaaaaaacaatgaaaagagATGATAATGAATTGCT agacttCTCCCCACAAAACTCTCAATTGGGATACCGTTCGATCTCCTTTTGGCCACTTTACTAA
- the Y119C1B.12 gene encoding Conserved plasma membrane protein (Partially confirmed by transcript evidence), giving the protein MLLLLLELVLPAFLLYVGISSIGNCMVDERIPVWLICIASGLFLQLILEAVVQYQKSGNRIRTETDINYTVFNLALTIVRLAMFVAIIIGYVFVFSAYSKNNQCDQLLYWTSFIYCILGLIVFAILLLVVCCVARTSS; this is encoded by the exons ATGCTCTTGCTTTTACTTGAACTGGTGCTTCCAGCATTTTTGCTGTATGTTGGAATCTCGAGTATTGGGAATTGCATGGTTGACGAAAGAATTCCAGTTTGGCTCATTTGTATAGCAAGTGGTCTATTCTTGCAACTCATTTTGGAAGCAGTGGTTCAATATCAGAAATCTGGAAACCGTATCAGAACTGAAACTGACATTAATTATACGGTTTTCAATTTGGCATTGACTATTGTCAGATTGGCAATGTTTGTTGC aataataatTGGATATGTATTTGTATTCTCTGCatactcaaaaaataatcaatgcGACCAACTGCTCTACTGGACATCATTCATATATTGTATATTGGGATTGATTGTGTTTGCTATCTTATTGTTGGTAGTTTGCTGTGTTGCCAGGACAAGTTCTTAA